In Paenibacillus kyungheensis, the following are encoded in one genomic region:
- a CDS encoding NCS2 family permease: MERFFKLKEHGTSVKTEMVAGLTTFITMAYILFVNNLFLGPGGAGIPAEGVFFATAVGAGLVTILMGLFANIPVALAPGMGLNAYFMTVVLSSNGMITWQAALGAVFLSGIIFIILTITKVRQLLLVAVPQSIKFAITVGIGLFVTIIGLKLGNVVSVSATVKGVTDVAQLAAPVTVKGSDFQLALGDFMHSPDTLLAIIGLFVIGILMVLRVKGGLLIGIIVVTLIGIPMGVTDLSSLSTAHWIPSFDNLAVGQLDIKGAIGIGLFEIIFIFTFVELFDTFGTLVGTAERAGLFKNKEEGEKKISKAMLVDAVGVSAGAVLGTSTITSYVESTAGVAEGGRTGLTAITTGVLFLCALFIAPLALVVPSAATAPALVIVGVLMMSQVSKIEWDDFMQAFPAFLTIIFMPFTNGIANGISAGIIAFVVLGFFSNIASPRKVKVHWLMWLLAILVICRYAFLGSE; the protein is encoded by the coding sequence ATGGAACGTTTCTTTAAGTTGAAGGAACACGGCACGAGTGTAAAAACAGAGATGGTGGCAGGGTTAACAACCTTCATCACAATGGCATACATTCTGTTCGTCAATAACTTGTTCTTGGGACCGGGTGGAGCAGGCATACCAGCAGAAGGCGTATTTTTTGCTACAGCTGTAGGTGCTGGATTAGTAACTATTTTAATGGGCTTATTTGCAAATATTCCTGTAGCGCTTGCACCAGGTATGGGTTTGAATGCTTACTTTATGACAGTTGTACTTAGCTCCAACGGAATGATTACATGGCAGGCTGCTTTAGGTGCAGTGTTTCTTTCGGGGATTATCTTTATTATTTTAACCATTACCAAAGTTCGTCAGTTACTACTGGTCGCTGTACCACAATCGATCAAATTTGCGATCACTGTAGGTATCGGATTGTTTGTCACTATTATTGGTCTGAAGTTAGGAAATGTGGTTTCAGTATCAGCTACAGTTAAAGGCGTTACAGATGTTGCGCAATTAGCAGCGCCTGTGACAGTCAAAGGTTCTGATTTCCAATTAGCATTAGGAGATTTCATGCATAGCCCGGATACACTACTGGCTATTATCGGGTTATTCGTAATCGGAATATTAATGGTATTACGGGTTAAAGGTGGATTATTGATCGGTATTATCGTTGTCACTTTAATTGGTATTCCAATGGGTGTTACCGATCTAAGTAGCTTGTCGACTGCACATTGGATTCCTTCTTTTGATAATCTAGCTGTAGGGCAATTAGATATCAAAGGCGCAATCGGTATCGGATTATTCGAAATTATCTTTATCTTTACGTTTGTAGAACTATTCGATACATTCGGTACACTTGTTGGTACAGCCGAACGTGCAGGATTGTTCAAAAACAAAGAAGAAGGCGAAAAGAAAATTAGCAAAGCAATGTTGGTAGATGCAGTAGGGGTAAGTGCTGGTGCTGTTCTAGGTACAAGTACGATTACTTCTTATGTAGAAAGTACAGCAGGTGTAGCTGAAGGTGGACGTACAGGTTTGACAGCAATCACAACAGGCGTATTGTTCTTATGTGCATTGTTTATTGCTCCTTTAGCATTGGTTGTTCCTTCTGCGGCAACAGCTCCAGCACTAGTTATTGTTGGTGTACTGATGATGAGTCAGGTAAGCAAGATCGAATGGGACGACTTTATGCAAGCATTCCCTGCGTTTTTAACAATTATCTTTATGCCATTTACAAATGGTATTGCGAACGGGATTTCAGCAGGTATTATTGCGTTCGTTGTTTTAGGATTCTTTAGCAATATCGCTTCTCCGCGCAAAGTAAAAGTACACTGGTTGATGTGGTTATTAGCTATTTTGGTGATCTGTCGCTATGCATTTTTAGGTTCAGAATAA
- a CDS encoding DUF2268 domain-containing protein — protein MKIKTLRSDQIYQNLIHVAPQYKVEQYRQQMLLPFMNKWNTQQIPYEADDSGAFDVIAFSNVMNIAPQQITSDLDPLLEAISSELFWHDCNTAVEHSLSLFEQNGILLHVNEYVYTVLLGDSNSPVLAINEGICGDGGIPGSILVTLIPNEYTLPRIASVLAHECNHNVRYQFIEWNYQHVTLGELIVSEGLAENFATTLYGEHLLGPWVSKTDMDTLNNHIKPLLAQQLHLTGFDQISAYLYGDEIAAMQYSEPVGMPYAGGYACGYYLIQYYMKKTGQSIIEATITPAELILAETKEFWHETTIIDYSKHSTHYRHY, from the coding sequence ATGAAAATAAAGACATTGCGTTCAGATCAGATTTATCAGAATCTTATTCATGTAGCACCTCAATATAAAGTTGAGCAGTATCGTCAACAGATGTTACTCCCATTTATGAACAAATGGAACACTCAACAGATTCCTTATGAAGCAGATGACTCTGGTGCATTTGATGTTATTGCTTTTAGTAATGTTATGAATATTGCTCCTCAGCAGATTACATCTGATCTTGATCCTCTATTAGAAGCTATTTCTTCTGAACTATTTTGGCATGATTGTAATACTGCTGTAGAACATAGCTTGAGCTTATTTGAGCAAAATGGCATCCTATTACATGTTAATGAGTATGTGTATACGGTTTTGTTAGGTGATTCGAATAGTCCTGTGTTAGCAATCAATGAAGGTATCTGTGGAGATGGCGGGATTCCCGGGTCTATTCTGGTGACATTGATTCCAAATGAATACACACTTCCTCGTATTGCTTCTGTATTAGCGCATGAATGCAATCATAATGTAAGGTATCAATTTATCGAATGGAATTATCAGCATGTGACGTTAGGAGAGTTAATTGTTAGCGAAGGGTTGGCTGAGAATTTTGCTACAACTCTATATGGGGAGCATTTATTAGGACCCTGGGTATCTAAAACAGATATGGATACTTTGAACAATCATATTAAGCCTCTACTCGCTCAACAGCTTCATCTAACTGGATTTGATCAAATAAGTGCTTATCTTTATGGTGATGAGATAGCTGCTATGCAATATAGTGAACCAGTAGGTATGCCTTATGCAGGTGGATATGCTTGCGGTTATTATTTAATTCAGTATTATATGAAGAAAACAGGGCAAAGTATAATAGAAGCAACTATTACACCAGCAGAACTTATTCTTGCTGAGACAAAGGAATTTTGGCATGAAACCACAATTATTGACTATTCAAAACATTCTACACATTACAGGCATTACTAA
- a CDS encoding MerR family transcriptional regulator, which yields MKPQLLTIQNILHITGITKKTLHHYHKIGLLPPSHIADNGYRFYDRQTLATLQTILLFKEMGFSLTEIATMLPLSKAKQTDILIQQRQLLESKKQKLTTVIEQLDHYIERTDISKLTLFDDSTTPSIEEQYELEAKLVYGDTEIYQEFQENIEKLSDSDKKQAYDQFASNMESVFRNIALYQDRSPSDDKVQHYINQWSQYLAQFIGDDIRILLCIAETYRIDERFVRYFDTFGEEGYLTFLYEAIVYFVEKKSNTPIADS from the coding sequence ATGAAACCACAATTATTGACTATTCAAAACATTCTACACATTACAGGCATTACTAAAAAAACATTGCATCATTATCATAAGATTGGTTTGTTGCCGCCAAGTCATATTGCTGATAATGGATACCGTTTCTACGATCGTCAGACGCTTGCAACGTTACAAACAATTTTGCTATTTAAAGAAATGGGATTCTCCCTTACAGAGATTGCTACAATGCTACCTTTATCTAAAGCGAAACAGACTGATATTCTGATCCAGCAACGGCAGTTGCTTGAATCGAAAAAACAAAAGTTGACCACAGTTATTGAACAGTTGGATCATTATATAGAAAGAACAGACATTTCCAAGCTCACTCTGTTCGATGACTCTACTACTCCTTCTATAGAAGAACAATATGAGTTAGAAGCCAAATTAGTCTATGGCGATACAGAAATCTATCAAGAATTTCAAGAAAATATAGAGAAGTTATCTGACTCTGATAAAAAACAGGCATATGATCAGTTTGCTTCAAATATGGAGAGTGTTTTCCGGAATATTGCTTTATATCAAGATCGTTCTCCCTCGGATGATAAAGTTCAGCACTATATTAATCAATGGAGTCAGTATCTTGCGCAATTTATAGGGGATGATATACGTATTTTGTTATGTATAGCAGAGACTTATAGAATTGATGAGCGGTTTGTGCGTTACTTTGATACATTTGGTGAAGAAGGTTATCTGACGTTTTTGTATGAAGCTATTGTTTATTTTGTGGAAAAGAAATCAAACACCCCTATAGCAGATTCATGA